One Argiope bruennichi chromosome 5, qqArgBrue1.1, whole genome shotgun sequence DNA segment encodes these proteins:
- the LOC129969423 gene encoding cationic amino acid transporter 4-like isoform X1, with amino-acid sequence MMKWTKRGCAPPDETESSGRRASTPGVEELPPKIRKTPAEISKVFRSRLTRRKVLDPNDAMDTSLRRCLSTVDITLLAIGHMVGSGVYVLTGTVAKNMAGPSIVVSFVISGFASLLASLSYAEMGVRYPKCGSAYSYTYLALGEIWAFLVGWSMALENAIGAAATARACSAYIDSLTGGIIRDSIDAVIGPVDVVLLSDHMDIFAVCVILLFVIYLSFGIKFTSYLTNVVAIINVIVIIIIISTGAYYSEPKHWSSEEGGFFPYGWSGTLAASASCFYAFVGLSSIATAGEETKDPQRTIPKATIIVITMATLGYVGASSVLTLMVNYKDIADESGFPEAFAAHGVEWAKFVVVIGAVCGMAGTIIGSLFSLTRIIYVMADDGLLFTFCSKVNVTTKTPLRSMYVFAVISMILALTMDIHSLVEILSIGTLFAYMIVSASVIILRYRPKLLGPRLDIHELTSISENSVVKTPAIDYGGQFKDRFKKLKTYVNLNPGRLPTYCVISYVISCFSLCVFSKTCFWYITECYWWAIAILCILLLWVIASFGIILLHQQSSQSLRFKVPLVPFIPAVSILMNLILVVNLQTGSWLRMLFWLSLGLSIYLSYGVEHSKLDIIETTEPPKPRPWSASDSASSFDARRKAGAAMRTKPPVATTLSREFLFTNVDPIP; translated from the exons ATGATGAAGTGGACAAAGCGGGGGTGTGCACCACCGGACGAAACAGAGTCCAGTGGGAGGAGAGCTTCCACACCCGGAGTGGAGG AACTTCCTCCCAAAATTAGGAAGACACCTGCAGAGATCTCAAAAGTTTTCAGATCCCGGCTCACCCGCAGGAAGGTTCTAGACCCAAATGATGCCATGGACACCAGCCTGAGACGATGTCTCAGCACTGTAGATATCACTCTTTTGGCCATCGGTCACATGGTGGGATCAGGAGTCTACGTCTTGACTGGTACCGTTGCAAAGAACATGGCGGGACCTTCCATTGTCGTGTCATTTGTCATCAGTGGTTTCGCATCTTTATTGGCGTCTCTAAGTTACGCAGAAATGGGAGTGCGATATCCGAAGTGTGGATCTGCCTATTCTTACACATATCTAGCTCTTGGTGAGATCTGGGCTTTTCTAGTGGGATGGAGCATGGCATTGGAAAATGCCATCGGGGCAGCTGCCACTGCAAGAGCATGCAGTGCTTATATTGATTCACTGACTGGTGGTATAATCAGAGATAGCATTGATGCTGTTATAGGACCCGTAGATGTCGTCTTGCTATCCGACCATATGGACATCTTTGCCGTCTGTGTTATATTGCTTTTCGTTATTTACCTGTCTTTCGGCATCAAATTTACATCTTATCTCACGAATGTCGTCGCCATTATTAATGTAATAGTGATCATAATCATCATCTCTACAGGGGCTTACTATTCCGAACCAAAACATTGGTCTAGTGAGGAGGGAGGCTTTTTCCCATACGGCTGGTCGGGGACACTTGCGGCTTCAGCCTCCTGCTTCTACGCTTTCGTGGGATTGAGTTCCATTGCGACAGCAGGAGAAGAAACAAAAGATCCACAGCGGACAATTCCAAAAGCTACTATCATTGTCATAACCATGGCGACTTTAGGATATGTGGGAGCATCTTCTGTCCTGACTTTGATGGTAAACTACAAAGACATAGCCGACGAGTCTGGTTTTCCAGAAGCTTTTGCCGCGCATGGAGTAGAATGGGCAAAATTTGTAGTTGTCATCGGAGCAGTTTGTGGAATGGCTGGGACAATCATCGGCAGTCTATTTTCACTCACTAGAATAATTTATGTGATGGCTGATGATGGTCTCTTATTCACATTTTGTTCTAAGGTCAATGTGACAACGAAAACACCTCTGAGATCAATGTACGTGTTTGCAGTCATATCCATGATACTGGCTCTCACAATGGATATTCACTCCTTAGTTGAAATATTGTCCATTGGCACATTATTCGCTTACATGATCGTGAGTGCCTCAGTTATTATTCTGAGATACAGACCTAAACTGTTAGGACCTCGGCTGGATATCCACGAGCTTACGTCCATAAGTGAAAATAGTGTAGTCAAAACACCTGCTATAGACTATGGGGGTCAATTCAAAGACCGTTTCAAGAAACTAAAAACGTATGTGAACCTAAATCCAGGTCGACTCCCGACATATTGTGTGATTTCATATGTCATTTCATGCTTCTCTCTCTGTGTATTTTCGAAGACCTGCTTTTGGTATATCACCGAATGTTATTGGTGGGCGATTGCAATTTTATGCATTCTTCTATTATGGGTCATTGCAAGTTTTGGAATCATCTTGCTGCATCAGCAATCCAGCCAATCTCTTCGTTTCAAG GTTCCTCTTGTTCCATTCATCCCAGCTGTAAGCATTCTAATGAATCTTATTCTTGTGGTCAATCTGCAAACAGGATCATGGCTGAGGATGCTATTCTGGCTTTCTCTGG GTTTGTCTATTTACCTCTCATATGGGGTGGAGCACAGCAAGTTGGACATCATCGAGACCACCGAACCTCCCAAACCCCGTCCCTGGAGCGCTTCTGACTCCGCCTCTTCCTTCGATGCCCGCAGGAAAGCAGGGGCGGCCATGAGGACAAAACCGCCCGTTGCCACCACTCTCTCCAGGGAGTTCCTCTTCACCAATGTGGATCCGATACCCTGA
- the LOC129969423 gene encoding cationic amino acid transporter 4-like isoform X2, with amino-acid sequence MMADSRRNSELPPKIRKTPAEISKVFRSRLTRRKVLDPNDAMDTSLRRCLSTVDITLLAIGHMVGSGVYVLTGTVAKNMAGPSIVVSFVISGFASLLASLSYAEMGVRYPKCGSAYSYTYLALGEIWAFLVGWSMALENAIGAAATARACSAYIDSLTGGIIRDSIDAVIGPVDVVLLSDHMDIFAVCVILLFVIYLSFGIKFTSYLTNVVAIINVIVIIIIISTGAYYSEPKHWSSEEGGFFPYGWSGTLAASASCFYAFVGLSSIATAGEETKDPQRTIPKATIIVITMATLGYVGASSVLTLMVNYKDIADESGFPEAFAAHGVEWAKFVVVIGAVCGMAGTIIGSLFSLTRIIYVMADDGLLFTFCSKVNVTTKTPLRSMYVFAVISMILALTMDIHSLVEILSIGTLFAYMIVSASVIILRYRPKLLGPRLDIHELTSISENSVVKTPAIDYGGQFKDRFKKLKTYVNLNPGRLPTYCVISYVISCFSLCVFSKTCFWYITECYWWAIAILCILLLWVIASFGIILLHQQSSQSLRFKVPLVPFIPAVSILMNLILVVNLQTGSWLRMLFWLSLGLSIYLSYGVEHSKLDIIETTEPPKPRPWSASDSASSFDARRKAGAAMRTKPPVATTLSREFLFTNVDPIP; translated from the exons AACTTCCTCCCAAAATTAGGAAGACACCTGCAGAGATCTCAAAAGTTTTCAGATCCCGGCTCACCCGCAGGAAGGTTCTAGACCCAAATGATGCCATGGACACCAGCCTGAGACGATGTCTCAGCACTGTAGATATCACTCTTTTGGCCATCGGTCACATGGTGGGATCAGGAGTCTACGTCTTGACTGGTACCGTTGCAAAGAACATGGCGGGACCTTCCATTGTCGTGTCATTTGTCATCAGTGGTTTCGCATCTTTATTGGCGTCTCTAAGTTACGCAGAAATGGGAGTGCGATATCCGAAGTGTGGATCTGCCTATTCTTACACATATCTAGCTCTTGGTGAGATCTGGGCTTTTCTAGTGGGATGGAGCATGGCATTGGAAAATGCCATCGGGGCAGCTGCCACTGCAAGAGCATGCAGTGCTTATATTGATTCACTGACTGGTGGTATAATCAGAGATAGCATTGATGCTGTTATAGGACCCGTAGATGTCGTCTTGCTATCCGACCATATGGACATCTTTGCCGTCTGTGTTATATTGCTTTTCGTTATTTACCTGTCTTTCGGCATCAAATTTACATCTTATCTCACGAATGTCGTCGCCATTATTAATGTAATAGTGATCATAATCATCATCTCTACAGGGGCTTACTATTCCGAACCAAAACATTGGTCTAGTGAGGAGGGAGGCTTTTTCCCATACGGCTGGTCGGGGACACTTGCGGCTTCAGCCTCCTGCTTCTACGCTTTCGTGGGATTGAGTTCCATTGCGACAGCAGGAGAAGAAACAAAAGATCCACAGCGGACAATTCCAAAAGCTACTATCATTGTCATAACCATGGCGACTTTAGGATATGTGGGAGCATCTTCTGTCCTGACTTTGATGGTAAACTACAAAGACATAGCCGACGAGTCTGGTTTTCCAGAAGCTTTTGCCGCGCATGGAGTAGAATGGGCAAAATTTGTAGTTGTCATCGGAGCAGTTTGTGGAATGGCTGGGACAATCATCGGCAGTCTATTTTCACTCACTAGAATAATTTATGTGATGGCTGATGATGGTCTCTTATTCACATTTTGTTCTAAGGTCAATGTGACAACGAAAACACCTCTGAGATCAATGTACGTGTTTGCAGTCATATCCATGATACTGGCTCTCACAATGGATATTCACTCCTTAGTTGAAATATTGTCCATTGGCACATTATTCGCTTACATGATCGTGAGTGCCTCAGTTATTATTCTGAGATACAGACCTAAACTGTTAGGACCTCGGCTGGATATCCACGAGCTTACGTCCATAAGTGAAAATAGTGTAGTCAAAACACCTGCTATAGACTATGGGGGTCAATTCAAAGACCGTTTCAAGAAACTAAAAACGTATGTGAACCTAAATCCAGGTCGACTCCCGACATATTGTGTGATTTCATATGTCATTTCATGCTTCTCTCTCTGTGTATTTTCGAAGACCTGCTTTTGGTATATCACCGAATGTTATTGGTGGGCGATTGCAATTTTATGCATTCTTCTATTATGGGTCATTGCAAGTTTTGGAATCATCTTGCTGCATCAGCAATCCAGCCAATCTCTTCGTTTCAAG GTTCCTCTTGTTCCATTCATCCCAGCTGTAAGCATTCTAATGAATCTTATTCTTGTGGTCAATCTGCAAACAGGATCATGGCTGAGGATGCTATTCTGGCTTTCTCTGG GTTTGTCTATTTACCTCTCATATGGGGTGGAGCACAGCAAGTTGGACATCATCGAGACCACCGAACCTCCCAAACCCCGTCCCTGGAGCGCTTCTGACTCCGCCTCTTCCTTCGATGCCCGCAGGAAAGCAGGGGCGGCCATGAGGACAAAACCGCCCGTTGCCACCACTCTCTCCAGGGAGTTCCTCTTCACCAATGTGGATCCGATACCCTGA
- the LOC129968343 gene encoding uncharacterized protein LOC129968343: MDFLRKLFHLKKKLITEFRIDTVDFVVIPKETTSDEKRNRTDKRFLKKKEEITEFRIDTVDYMVIPKEDETEMSNQTCVFVEPHPKLKSILRSPSRPRGHKKTVTFNI, encoded by the exons atggattttctaCGGAAACTCTTTcatctgaagaagaaattaatcaCAGAGTTTAGA attgacACTGTTGATTTTGTGGTCATTCCAAAAG AAACCACTTCAGATGAAAAACGTAATCGAACTGAtaaacgatttttgaaaaaaaaggaagaaattacaGAGTTTCGA attgatacAGTCGATTACATGGTCATCCCTAAAG AGGATGAAACTGAGATGTCTAATCAGACATGCGTTTTCGTAGAACCACATCCAAAATTGAAATCCATTCTGCGTTCGCCTTCCAGGCCAAGAGGTCATAAAAAAACTGTTACTTTCAACATCTAA